DNA sequence from the Rhizoctonia solani chromosome 10, complete sequence genome:
gTCCGCGGTCCAatactgtcttctcaggcatgccgtagcgtttccatacatggcgcaggaataggtctgctaACTCCAgagctttgagcttcttggaacactCTACCAGGATTACGTATTTGGTaaagctatccacaatgaccaggatagaGTCACTATTTCCGTCCTtgggcaggtctactatcatgtcatatgacacatgttgccacggGCGTGATGGAAGTTCTAGAGGCTGTGGCGGGATAGGCCcgtacttgggtttcctgatccgttggCATGTTTTGCAAGAATCaacatgccagtatgtgtcagcttggatgccaggccagtagtagttcctgGATACCAGTTCTAGGGTCCGTTGCCTGCCCGGGTGACCAGCTAgagggctgttgtggaataTGCAAAGTAGATCCGTTCTCAATGTTCCAACGTCCGGTACCacaattctcccttggtaaaatagcaagcctgcttccattttgtaatccttAAATGCCCGTTTGATAGAGGGCAGGGCTTTTGactcattttggaggaattgtaggatctcctccagggacttgtcttggtctagggaTAGTttgatctggcgttgtagttCCTTTTCTGGCGTAACTAGGGCAAGGTTGGCAAAAACAGGGTCTGGCAGCATGGTCTGATCAGCAGGGGGGATGTCAGCGTGGTTGGAGCAGTGGGATAAGGCGTCTGGTTTGCCGGATTGCTTGCCGGGTTGgtacacaatttggaagttatatctGGCAAGTAGTAGGTGCCAACGTGCGTGACAACGGTTGAAGGTGCGGGATtctttccagtactctaGGTTGCAATGATTGGTGAACACGGTGATAGGGTGGAGggtcccttccaggaagatgcgccagtactcaaaggagcggatgattgctagaagctccttattgtgtgtATTGTAATTCTGCTCGGcgcccttgaatgattcagACAAGAATCCTAGTGGGTGTAGACGGccatcttcctgttgttgactgagtatggaccCTAGGGCTGCGCCGGAGGCATccgtttccaggaagtagggttttgACGGGTTGGCGTGACAAAGaactggggcgttggtgatagCATCTTTCAATCCCTGGAAGGCCTCCTGTTCCTTgatgtcccatttccacggCGTGTCCTTTTTAACTAGGTTATGTAACGGCCTAGCCAcatggctgaagttggcaacaaaacaacaaaggaagttggcaaatcctaggaaTGATTGGACCTCTTTGACTTTAGTTGGTactggccattcttgtactgcctggattttgagcttatccagactgaaacccttatctgaaacaatgattcccagatattctacagaggtgacgtggaacaTGCATTTCAATGctttgcagaacagctggTTATCCATTAGCCGCTTCAAGACTTTGTGAACATGCTCCGTAtgagatgcgtcatccttggagtaaatcaggatgtcatcaaggtagatgatgacgcatacgtccAGTAAGTCTTTGAACagttcattcatgaaatgctggaaggcggcaggggcatttgtcaggccaaaggtcatgaccagggactcgtagagaccgtacttggtttggaacgctgttttccatttgtcaccttccttaacgcggacattgttgtaaccccatctcaggtctagcttggtgaagaccttggcgccgcggagctgggccatgaggtcatctggacggggtaatGGATATAtgttcttttttgtccggttgttTAATCAacagtagtcaacaaccagttggcgggaaccatcttttttgggaacaaacattACAGGGGAGCTAATTGatgatttgctgggacagatcttcccagccttgagcttgtccctgagccagtccttaaGTGTGGCAGActtggcattggtcatgctgtataAGGGCaagttcaaggggccttcttccgtaaGTTCTATACCAATATTGTAATGCCTgtgggggggaagcttgttgaattcttcttccccaaataccttggcatactGATGGTATtcagggggtactccttcaagagggttcttatcagcttcctcctctttggcaatagCAGCGTGTTCCGGtggtgtgtgggggaaggagagtGTGCGTCGGTTCCAATTGATTTCCGGGTTATGGGCGTCTAGCcacttcaatcccaagatagcggcgtgagaccctgtattgcaaatcaggaaggtctcagtcatttgtttgccatctaaggagaaggttagagtggccttcttccagattttaccagcttgggggcttgacccatcaagcattgTGACAGTGCGGGGTGTAgggaggtcaatgagtggaaggcggagtgattccgcggtgTGAGGGTGCATGAAAgaggatgtggcgcctgaatcaatcaggacttctaatggttccgcttttttctctggtttgattggaatagtGAACAGGGGTTGATTTCTATGTGAAGTGGATATATTACATAATTCCAAGacaaaaccagagtccttggggtccttgcgcgcggcagcaggtacccttactcttttcccgattggtacttggagtctttgcctattttggcggtttccttggctttccccttatcctcctttggggtagccttccatccGGTCCGGCACTCGGCAAATCTATGCCCTGGTTtaccgcatttgacacagaggccCTCTGTGTGACGGCGATTGCGTTCCTCCTCCAAGATGTAGTTGGGATTGGAAGAGAGGGGAccggttttggtggcctgttggccggtacttgcccccctgttGGGGGTAGCAGAAGATTTGCCAGGCTTATTACCCtgttgcgggtggctggctctTTCTTTGcagagggcgttgtcaattaTGAGGGCGGCATCTTGTACCTCCCTCAGGGTTTGGGGTTGCCTCTCCCTTGTGGCTATCTGTCTCCGGACCTCCCAGTGTAGTCCACGCGCAAACTGGCCGCAAAGTGcagcgtcgttccagtcaagttccatttgcagcgtgcgGAACTTAGTGATATATTTGGCACAAGTGCCGGTCTGGGTGAGGGAAGTAATTTTCCGCTCCGCTGCTCTAGTTGCGtctgggttgccaaaggCGGCCAGGAATTTGATCTTGAACTCATCCACGGTCTGGATGAGCGCGCGATGGGACCCTAACTGGTCcaggtggggatgggcccaggcccctgctgtcatgccctagaggcgtgaccaccttaaaatccactaagtcgaagaaatagtgaatatatgcgctattttcatgaagatttatggatatatgcatctttatgctatttaggcgctgagcgcttattatgtaatctcatcacatgacctttagtcatgtgatcttgttttcttatctctggtcatgtgaccttatctttgttatgatgtttgtacatgtaattactcttccccttctctgtgaatatataaggagggttctgagagccttaagcctcagaacttgacctcttatccccatcccacatctactaccctaagacatacacttaagagtattgcctgagagcataccagtccctgtcaaaggttccttgccctgctatctttatagcattagtgcactttactatattggtcttgtccaaacccttatctggcaattgccttgagcattgttggatcccactagctgataagtcctatattaggcaatagcttgttgggctttaccttgtggtagttgttggctctgacacctGCTGCTTCCTCCATGTtcatgaggaggaagctgaggacctccaggtccAAGGGAAACTGCCTCTGGTTGAGGCGAATCCAGGCCATCATGCGTGttagccattgtttggcctctgaccctattttgcctttgaaggcatccgGGTGGCCCACctttacagtggaggggaCTGGAGGCTGCGCCAAGGTGACAAtaggcgctggtggaggtccttggggggctggagccggtcccGGAGGGAAGGAGGAGGCAGGGTATGGGTTGAATAATGAGAGGGGGTTGCGCCTGggggcccctgtggagatgataggggctggggccccaaggaatggttgagcctttccaataggcttggctttgggcgcggccctgggagtttcctcaACCGCTgggggtttttgttcttctggggtgtgggggCCCCAGGCGTGCTGGAGTTGGGCCaacccatccttgacaacatcaacggtTTGCAAGATATTCTTGACATTGGTCCAAACCTCTTGGCTAATTTTGGtttgttccaagagggtccGCTTGATGCGGTCAACCTGGGATTGGAGTCCCCAGAGGAGGCGGATAACCCGCTCAAGGGatactttgccaagctcaggggaggctggcggaaggaAGGGTTCCAACTGTCCCTGATCAACAGGGGAGCGGGCTCGAGAGGGTGGCCgggaacaggttgccattGAGTGTGTGGGGTAAgaccggccagcgtgggtggATGCCCGGGAGGAAGAACAAGGGGgggtgcgggaggtaatggtggagAGTGGGATAGGGACTAgtaggtgcctatatcaggacttatgagcgcttgattacttgattgctaagaccttgcgtcaaacaacctagcgttgaacagtaggaattactaatcacagccgtggACGGGCATGATGTAGAACCCaatttctgcaagcgggtgtattggctgtctaggtctgctggtaaaaggtgcggcgaccggaggtatgcgggcaatagggaattcctgccttatagcaatttggtactaggaggggatgatgctggtttgattattaacagcaaaaggcaatcccaatctccggtatttccctcgtgctagtacagggttccttcttgttgttgaactAAGTGAGGTAGgtgctggtgggcacggtttgcaaccaacttaaggttgattacctagtgtcctagacgtctgtaaggacgtcaagggcgcgggcgcttgtggccgtgtggatgtacagtaagtaccgcttaaggcggcaaggtctaccctacgacgtctaactactaaactacaacGACCACGCGCTGTATGGCGGCGGTgaactacgtatgtacagtgagaccaacgcttaaggcgtgtaactaagtatttactgggctgtaaggcccttgtacaatgggtagatgcgacaagaggtaattgacctgggtgttaccatggttggttggcctccttatatattacaagggtgaactaattacaaatacaatatatgcaaataccataaccaataagaaccccaatccgcagttggccttactcatgcatacgtgtcatagtgatgtcatcaggtggaggtggctatgtatgctgaggtaagcgcggatggggacgtggcttggcgcttagtgtatgatataagcaccaaagtcacgtgatcaaaaatgttgtccgttagcctttgtttaaattcgagaaaaagggaataaattccctggtatcaactgtgtctacaacagtcataaacagaggaaaatagaactagccggaattgaaccagcttgaccactaagccatagagccctattattcctctgctgacaacccatgattacacctgctaccccccaaatttgggcttgggccagcatgcaacctgtcataacctccttaactataccattggatttgcctgatttttctaatatttttactattttttacagactcaatatctttactttttaaatcacgtgatcttggtgcttattatgccaagatgctgcactgagatgctgtgccaagggcgcttaggggaaatccatgcttctgcgcagcccacagcaagcttctcatttcacacatgtacttcttttcacacgtgcacagaccatgtagatagtgcgcgtACTTCTATATAtggcaggaaaattgcttggaaaccccaagttgattttaccttgtctcatattcattgaggaggatagtccagccagctaagtagctggcccccaccATTTCTCAGATGTTAACCcctgttgtacgccaactgtaaggttgggtacacgctagtgggcgggcgcttaaggctgtactactacaagcaacttatgtaatctaatctactaggctatactaataccgcgtaaggcggtctactgctaactactagcaatgggggccttaggcctgggaggtgtgatgagtgtaATAAGGGGGTTAACATCTGAGAACTggtgggggctggctacttagctggctgggtgatcctcctcaatgagtatgagacaaggtaaaatcaacttggggtctccaagcaatttccctgctgtatatatagacaaaactactaaatacatgtggtctgtgcatgtgtgaatagaagactacatgtgaaaagagaagtgtgctgcaggctgtgcagaagcgtggatttctcctaagcgctgttgtagacacaatagataccagggaatttattcccattttctcgaatttaaacgaaggcaaacgaacaacattttcaatcacgtgacttcggcgcttatatcatatgctaagcgccaagccatgtccccatccgcgcttacctcagcacacatagccacctccacctgatgacatcactatgacacgtcagtgacacgtatgcatgagtaagaccaactgcggagcagggttcttattggatcacatattggatataacgtatttgtaattagtcactctatagaatatataaggaggccaaccaaccatggtaacacccaggttgattacctcttgttgcatccccacttgtacaaggccttacagccagatcactaagtagcACCACCAACGCCTTAAGCATCATttccactgtacatacgtagtttgccattgcccataaggccttggtcaccgtagtttagtagttagacgtcatagggtagaccttgccgccttaagcagtactTACTGTACATccacatggccacaagcgcccgcgcccttgacgtccttacagacgtctaggacaagcgcccttggcacggcatctcagcgcagcatcttggcatagtaagcgccaagatcacgtgatccaAAAGGTAAAGCTAatgagtttgtaaaaaatggtagaaatatcagaaaaattgggcaaatccaatggtataagttaggaggttgtaacaacCCCCaacttaactcaccacacctccaggcctaaggccccattgtcagtagtatagaagtagcaagttgccttacgcaactATAGTATAGCCTGCTAGGTAGATTACATAtgtcttgcttgtagtagtacggccttaagcacctgcctccaccagtgtgtacccaccttacagtggtgtacaacacaaccacttgtactggtcatgtgaccatgtccaggacacaaccaaccatggtaacacccaggtcaattacctcttgttgcatccccatcactgtacaaggccttaagccagaaaccacttagatacatgccttaagcattggactcactgtacatatgtAGCTCACCACTGCCTTATAGCATGTGGATGTTGTAGATAGTTAGCTTGTTGCTGTAGGTAGCACcaacactgccttaagtggttttCTTATTTTAgtccatacagccacaagtgcccacTGCCTCaatgccccttaaggacatctaggacacatgctgcaggctgcgtagaagcatggatttctcctaagcgcccttggcacagcatcttggtgtggtatcttggcatgataagtgccaagatcatgtgatcaaaaaacaagagatctcaagtccataaaaaatagtagagaTATCTAAAAATTTGtgcaaatccagtggtatatgttaagagggtgtaacacccAAGTTGGTAAAGGAGATTAGAACATTCCTgttgtcctagatgtctgttaGGACattgaggcagcaggcgcttatggccatatgtaactaagtgcaagaaactacttaaggcagtgcaagtgctacctacaacaacaaccaactatactacagcaaccaagcctataagggcaatggcaagctagctaagtacaaccaagaggctgcttaaggtggtgtagattaatgtaactaagtaattactggacctaaggtccttgtacaatgtggagatgcaacaagaggtaatcaacctgggtgttaccatggttggttgtcctccttatatattacagaggtagactaattacaaagaCATAAGatccaatactgtatcaaataagaaccctgctctgcagttggcctttgttataacctcctaaacatagaccattagaatcgcacaatttttctattatttttagttttttttacggactcaatatcttttgtttttcaatcacgtgatcttggcgcttattatgccaagatgccgcgccaagatgccgtgccaagggcgcttaggagaaatccatgcttctgcgcagcccgcagcaggcttctcttttcacatagacgcttccttatctcatgcacagaccatgtatatactttcccctttgtctatataaacagcaggaaaattgcttggagaccccaagtcaattttaccttgtctcatacccattgaggaggaccttcagccagctaagtagctggccccccaGTAGcacagaagttaacccccttattacgctcaccacacctcccaggcctaaggccccaccGTCGCCAGTAGCTAGTAGAAGTCCACCTTACgtggcagtagtatagcctagtcagttagttagataagctttgtcagtagtagtacggccgtaagcgcccacccactagcaagtacccaaccttacagtcggcgtacgacattgtaaaattgactttttgtaggcttgtttgacaaggagaggatcccctgtactagcacaagggaaatcacgtgatcagggccaccttgcggggtagaataatcaaaaaccccccaccctcacatagtaccaaattgctataaggcagaaggactctaatcccccgcataccacgtgttttgccggaacacagtagttagcgaccttagtcagctgaaacacccgcttgtagaaaacccgctcatatcacaatcgccagatctgttgatttgttgtagggactatccaacgctaggtgcttgacccaaaggtttagcgcccacatactacacaaaaactgcccataagtcctgatataggcaccacttcccccacgccgtctccaatattccctccacacgctctggcgccccacacccatactcccgtccctctgttacaacctccttacatataccatcagaatcggacgaattttctattatttttagtattttttacggacttgatatctcatgtttttcgatcacgtgatctcggcgcttattatgccgagatgccgcgccgagatgccgtgccaagggcgcttaggagaaatccacgcttctacgcagtccgcagcacgcttcttatcTCACacctgtacttcttttctcacgtgcacagaccatgtaaatagtgcaccctcttctatatatacagcaggaaaatcgcttggagacaccaagttgattttaccttgtctcatattcattgaggaggattagtcagccagctaagtagcaggcccacagtagtactcagacgctcaccacccttttgactcatcacacctccaggcctaaggcccacCCGCATTAAGTTAGTAGTAGAAGTCCGCCCTAAGtggaagtagtatagccttgttagttagattacatacgtgttgcttgtagtagtacggccttaagcgcccgcctccaccagcgtgtacccacattacagtggtgtacaacaccctccagccgctcctctagacgctccattccaacccactccttACCGGCCtctcgcagcacatctcccgctcCACAAGACTTGCCccggatggaaccagagccgtcccttaccactctccttgaggctatcacagccctcactgcCACcattgggtccttgcaggaccaaatcaaatcacaaggcAAGCAAATTACACAGCTTgctgccatatgcaaggaaaccaacgaccttgttggtgacaaggaccagggcggagcccaagccaagcctggcccattgactgggcctgtcacccctcctacccactcaggaggggaaacccacactccaggtacggttaggcctgggctcaaggcccccttccgcccttcaagaggaacaggttttgactctgaggaagaagaagagccaagaagagcccccaaaaaggagcctatGGGAACGCCTAAACGCTCCCTCAgttccctcaccccctttgactctGGGTCCTCAGTAAAACAACCCAAAATGGAATTACCAGACCCTTACAAGGGGGATACAAGGGGAAGAAAGGCCACTCAATGGCTCAATCAAATGCTACTCTGGGTGGCACTCCACAGGGATCTATTCAAGGAGGAAGAGCAAATGGTTGTATGGATACTTTACCATATGACAGATAAAGCCGCTGATTGGGCGTTACCCCTCATTgggacaatcatcaagggtGAAGGCAAcccccctaccaccatcccggctttaacagccaaatttaaggaagcctttgccaaccctgatgccaagCGGGCTGCTGCCAGGAAGATAGCTACCCTGGTCCaaacctccaccacctccgagtacgtcacggagttctgCAACCTCAttgcggaattagactggaacaaggaggcctataTTGCACAATTCatgcaaggcctccactggaaagtcaaggaactgttgtccaccaaggataGCATTCCTGACAAACTTGAAGCCATCTTTGTGGCGGCAATTAAGATCAATAACatccgccgcaaaaatgaggaaaaccggccaaagaaggcccctgccaagtccccagCTACCGTGGCCACCAACTCCACCACTTCCACCCAACAGGTCCACCTATTGGAAGACCCCAACTATGTCAcaccggaggaaagggaccgccgtcGCGCATCAGGACTatgcgtcaagtgcggccaaaaggggcacggtatcaaacaatgccccaatggctggaaagccaccatcaAGGAGGAGGCCAAGGTAGCAGAGGAGggtttgggaaaagattaaagtcaaggactactgccaagcccccgactcaaaaaatggacaatctagatagttttgaatttgtatctctggctctagactcaaataaaaaacctctATTATTCACTGATCTACATGTCCAAAAtttcccggcagaacccctcaaaactctcatagactccggagccacattgaatttcatttcccccttgattgtggaaaaatataaaataccaaaaacccaactcaaaaatccacaagttgtgagaatgttagatggtactatatcccAAACTGGTCgtatttggcaccaggttcacctcacagttttggccaatggccatccccactccattccctttcttgtttgccccataggcaataccccggcaatccttggcatgacttggttaacCACAGAAGCTCCCcttattgactggcaacagggactagtcaccttccctgaacaagcacagattgcctctgaggaagaagcagacctagATCCTttggcagacctcccccctcagtaccatgaatttgctaaagtctttggcaaggaagagtttaaggtcctccctccacatagggagtacaatatatccatagaccttgtcccggATGCCAAACTATCCCCAGGACCcttatatggcatgaccaatgcggaatccaaggcgctcaagCAGCACATCAACAAAGAattagcaacaggcaagatccgccccagcacttcTTCCACcggcgccccagtcatgtttgttaaaaaggcagacggatctcttaggctggttgtggattaccaaaaactcaatgacg
Encoded proteins:
- a CDS encoding Retrotransposable element Tf2 protein, encoding MTAGAWAHPHLDQLGSHRALIQTVDEFKIKFLAAFGNPDATRAAERKITSLTQTGTCAKYITKFRTLQMELDWNDAALCGQFARGLHWEVRRQIATRERQPQTLREVQDAALIIDNALCKERASHPQQGNKPGKSSATPNRGASTGQQATKTGPLSSNPNYILEEERNRRHTEGLCVKCGKPGHRFAECRTGWKATPKEDKGKAKETAKIGKDSKYQSGKENQPLFTIPIKPEKKAEPLEVLIDSGATSSFMHPHTAESLRLPLIDLPTPRTVTMLDGSSPQAGKIWKKATLTFSLDGKQMTETFLICNTGSHAAILGLKWLDAHNPEINWNRRTLSFPHTPPEHAAIAKEEEADKNPLEGVPPEYHQYAKVFGEEEFNKLPPHRHYNIGIELTEEGPLNLPLYSMTNAKSATLKDWLRDKLKAGKICPSKSSISSPVMFVPKKDGSRQLVVDYYDLMAQLRGAKVFTKLDLRWGYNNVRVKEGDKWKTAFQTKYGLYESLVMTFGLTNAPAAFQHFMNELFKDLLDVCVIIYLDDILIYSKDDASHTEHVHKVLKRLMDNQLFCKALKCMFHVTSVEYLGIIVSDKGFSLDKLKIQAVQEWPVPTKVKEVQSFLGFANFLCCFVANFSHVARPLHNLVKKDTPWKWDIKEQEAFQGLKDAITNAPVLCHANPSKPYFLETDASGAALGSILSQQQEDGRLHPLGFLSESFKGAEQNYNTHNKELLAIIRSFEYWRIFLEGTLHPITVFTNHCNLEYWKESRTFNRCHARWHLLLARYNFQIVYQPGKQSGKPDALSHCSNHADIPPADQTMLPDPVFANLALVTPEKELQRQIKLSLDQDKSLEEILQFLQNESKALPSIKRAFKDYKMEAGLLFYQGRIVVPDVGTLRTDLLCIFHNSPLAGHPGRQRTLELVSRNYYWPGIQADTYWHVDSCKTCQRIRKPKYGPIPPQPLELPSRPWQHVSYDMIVDLPKDGNSDSILVIVDSFTKYVILVECSKKLKALELADLFLRHVWKRYGMPEKTVLDRGRVFNNKFLKALYQRLGIDPHFSLAYHPQSDGQTERVNPTVKHFLRAYSGVNQKDWVKWLPMAEFAYNNAVHSSTGKSPFKALYRWEPSLTPSNVPTDVPEADDLATQMELQWQEIEVALWQSKTRMVAREVGEPLKFEIGEEAWLDAKNMKLKTLSPKLTEQRLGPFKVTKRISNRAYRLELPPTMRIHNVFYVGLLSKVKRDKKRNFENRPPPVTVDGEEEYKVEGITDMEERNGKWFFRVKWKGYGSEENTWEPRENLKNAEKILENLKRK
- a CDS encoding Retrotransposon-derived protein PEG10, coding for MATCSRPPSRARSPVDQGQLEPFLPPASPELGKVSLERVIRLLWGLQSQVDRIKRTLLEQTKISQEVWTNVKNILQTVDVVKDGLAQLQHAWGPHTPEEQKPPAVEETPRAAPKAKPIGKAQPFLGAPAPIISTGAPRRNPLSLFNPYPASSFPPGPAPAPQGPPPAPIVTLAQPPVPSTVKVGHPDAFKGKIGSEAKQWLTRMMAWIRLNQRQFPLDLEVLSFLLMNMEEAAGVRANNYHKWDPTMLKAIAR